In the genome of Kluyveromyces marxianus DMKU3-1042 DNA, complete genome, chromosome 1, one region contains:
- the OLA1 gene encoding Obg-like ATPase — MPPKKQVEEKKVLLGRPGNNLKAGIVGLANVGKSTFFQAITRCPLGNPANYPFATIDPEEARVIVPSPRFEELSEIYKPASKVPAHLTVYDIAGLTKGASAGEGLGNAFLSHIRAVDSIYQVVRCFDDAEIIHIEGDVDPVRDLDIINTELRLKDIEFAEKHLENIEKITRRGGQSLEVKQKKEEAQLVERIIELLKSGQRVANQSWTPKEVEVINSMFLLTAKPSIYLINLSERDYIRKKNKHLLKIKEWVDKYSPGDLIIPFSVCLEERLSHMSEEEAQEELKNLGVQSALPKIITTMREKLDLISFFTCGPDEVREWTIRRGTKAPQAAGVIHNDLMNTFILAQVMKYEDVVEYKDDNAIKAAGKLLQKGKEYVVEDGDIIYFRAGAGKN, encoded by the coding sequence ATGCCACCAAAGAAGCAAGtcgaagaaaagaaggtctTATTAGGTCGTCCAGGTAATAACTTGAAGGCTGGTATTGTTGGTTTGGCCAACGTCGGTAAGTCTACCTTCTTCCAAGCTATTACCAGATGTCCATTGGGTAACCCAGCTAACTACCCATTCGCAACTATTGACCCAGAAGAAGCTAGAGTTATTGTTCCTTCTCCTAGATTCGAGGAATTAAGTGAAATCTACAAACCAGCTTCCAAGGTTCCAGCTCATTTGACTGTCTACGATATTGCAGGTTTGACTAAAGGTGCTTCCGCCGGTGAAGGTTTGGGTAACGCCTTTTTGTCCCACATCAGAGCTGTCGACTCCATTTACCAAGTCGTTCGTTGTTTCGATGACGCTGAAATTATTCACATTGAAGGTGACGTTGATCCAGTCCGTGATTTGGATATCATCAACACTGAATTGAGATTGAAGGATATCGAATTCGCTGAAAAGCACTTGGAAAATATCGAAAAGATCACTAGAAGAGGTGGACAATCTTTGGAAGTCaagcaaaagaaggaagaagctCAATTGGTTGAAAGAATTATCGAACTATTGAAATCTGGCCAAAGAGTTGCTAACCAATCCTGGACTCCAAAGGAAGTTGAAGTTATTAACTCTATGTTCTTATTGACTGCTAAGCCATCTATCTACTTAATCAACTTGTCTGAAAGAGACTAcatcagaaagaagaataagcacttgttgaagatcaaGGAATGGGTTGACAAGTACTCTCCTGGTGATTTAATTATTCCATTCTCCGTTTGTTTGGAAGAAAGACTATCCCATAtgtctgaagaagaagctcaagaagaactaaAGAACTTGGGTGTCCAATCTGCCCTTCCAAAGATCATCACGACCATGAGAGAGAAGTTAGATttgatctctttcttcacttGTGGTCCAGATGAAGTTAGAGAATGGACTATCAGAAGAGGTACCAAAGCTCCTCAGGCTGCTGGTGTCATTCACAACGATTTAATGAACACTTTCATCTTGGCTCAAGTTATGAAATATGAAGACGTGGTTGAATACAAGGATGACAATGCTATCAAGGCTGCTGGTAAATTGCTACAGAAGGGTAAAGAAtatgttgttgaagatggtgATATCATATACTTCAGAGCCGGTGCTGGTAAGAATTAA